In a single window of the Pedococcus dokdonensis genome:
- the rph gene encoding ribonuclease PH: MTRHDGRTPDQTREVRITRNWLDHAEGSVLVEFGRTRVLVAASFTEGVPRWLKGKGTGWVTSEYEMLPRSTNTRSDRESRKGKVGGRTHEISRLIGRSLRAIIDTKALGENTIVLDCDVLQADGGTRTASITGAYVALVDAIEDARAKGLIAQDAQPLTGSIAAVSVGIVKGEAVIDLDYPEDSTAETDMNVVMTGDGRFVEVQGTAEDGAFDREMLDRLLDKATVGCAELTRLQQEALAATPRERVL; encoded by the coding sequence ATGACTCGCCACGACGGACGCACTCCCGACCAGACCCGCGAGGTGCGCATCACGCGCAACTGGCTCGACCACGCCGAGGGCAGCGTCCTCGTCGAGTTCGGGCGCACCCGGGTGCTGGTGGCGGCGTCGTTCACCGAGGGCGTGCCGCGCTGGCTCAAGGGCAAGGGCACCGGCTGGGTGACCTCGGAGTACGAGATGCTGCCGCGCTCGACCAACACCCGCTCCGACCGCGAGTCCCGCAAGGGCAAGGTCGGTGGCCGCACCCACGAGATCAGCCGGCTGATCGGGCGCAGCCTGCGCGCCATCATCGACACCAAGGCCTTGGGCGAGAACACCATCGTGCTCGACTGCGACGTGCTGCAGGCCGACGGCGGCACCCGCACCGCGTCGATCACCGGCGCCTACGTCGCGCTCGTCGACGCGATCGAGGACGCCCGGGCCAAGGGGCTGATCGCCCAGGACGCGCAACCGCTCACCGGCTCGATCGCCGCCGTCTCGGTCGGCATCGTCAAGGGTGAGGCCGTGATCGACCTCGACTACCCCGAGGACTCCACCGCCGAGACCGACATGAACGTCGTCATGACCGGCGACGGCCGGTTCGTCGAGGTCCAGGGCACCGCCGAGGACGGCGCCTTCGACCGCGAGATGCTCGACCGGCTGCTCGACAAGGCGACCGTCGGCTGCGCCGAGCTCACCCGGCTCCAGCAGGAGGCGCTGGCGGCCACCCCGCGCGAGCGGGTGCTCTGA
- a CDS encoding DUF1684 domain-containing protein has protein sequence MSDDDLQDQDELQYPGALEVASWRREVHALYAAVRAEPDPGTAHGLWVDGRTALFDTHSASPRVEGQRLRHAAYDPAFRFVVEVATVGEDDDRPQERWEFRSATDGIVPFTPAGRVSLDGLGTLDVWWLNSYGGGIFLPVRDGSAGTETYGAGRYLLDTVKGTDLGRDDEGRWVVDLNFAYNPSCVYDYRWVCPLAPAANRIEASTPVGELLPEGY, from the coding sequence GTGAGCGACGACGACCTCCAGGACCAGGACGAGCTGCAGTACCCGGGCGCACTCGAGGTGGCGTCATGGCGCCGCGAGGTGCATGCCCTGTATGCCGCGGTGCGGGCCGAGCCCGATCCCGGCACCGCCCACGGGCTGTGGGTCGACGGACGCACCGCACTGTTCGACACGCACTCCGCCTCCCCGCGGGTGGAGGGGCAGCGGCTGCGCCACGCGGCATACGACCCGGCCTTCCGGTTCGTGGTGGAGGTGGCGACGGTCGGCGAGGACGACGATCGACCGCAGGAGCGGTGGGAGTTCCGGTCGGCGACCGACGGGATCGTGCCGTTCACCCCCGCCGGTCGGGTGAGCCTCGACGGGCTCGGGACGCTCGACGTGTGGTGGCTGAACTCCTACGGCGGCGGCATCTTCCTCCCGGTCCGCGACGGGTCGGCCGGCACGGAGACCTACGGCGCCGGCCGCTACCTGCTCGACACGGTCAAGGGCACCGACCTGGGACGGGACGACGAGGGGCGTTGGGTGGTCGACCTCAACTTCGCCTACAACCCGTCCTGCGTCTACGACTACCGCTGGGTCTGTCCACTGGCCCCGGCCGCCAACCGGATCGAGGCGAGCACCCCGGTCGGCGAGCTGCTGCCCGAGGGCTACTAG
- the rdgB gene encoding RdgB/HAM1 family non-canonical purine NTP pyrophosphatase, translating to MPAQPVPAAQPVTRVVLATRNDHKVGELRAILADVCAELGLEIVGATEFAGAPDVVEDEVTFEGNARLKAVALAEHTGLPSLADDSGLAVEVLGGAPGIFSARWAGRHGDDQANLDLLLAQVSDVKDEHRAAAFVCAAVLALPDGTVRSTEGRMEGSLAREPKGSNGFGYDPVLVVEGDSRHAAELSPEEKNAISHRGKAFRAMVPHLRELLG from the coding sequence ATGCCAGCGCAGCCGGTGCCGGCCGCGCAGCCTGTGACCCGCGTCGTCCTGGCCACCCGCAACGACCACAAGGTGGGTGAGCTGCGGGCCATCCTCGCCGACGTCTGCGCGGAGCTCGGGCTCGAGATCGTCGGGGCGACGGAGTTCGCGGGCGCACCCGACGTCGTTGAGGACGAGGTCACCTTCGAGGGCAACGCCCGCCTCAAGGCGGTGGCGCTCGCCGAGCACACTGGCCTGCCGTCGCTGGCCGATGACTCCGGCCTCGCGGTCGAGGTGCTGGGGGGTGCGCCGGGCATCTTCTCCGCGCGCTGGGCCGGCCGGCACGGCGACGACCAGGCCAACCTCGACCTGCTCCTCGCCCAGGTCTCGGACGTCAAGGACGAGCACCGCGCCGCGGCGTTCGTCTGCGCGGCGGTGCTGGCCCTGCCCGACGGCACGGTCCGCTCGACCGAGGGCCGGATGGAGGGCTCTCTCGCGCGTGAGCCCAAGGGCAGCAACGGTTTCGGCTACGACCCGGTGCTCGTCGTCGAAGGCGACTCCCGGCACGCGGCCGAGCTCAGCCCCGAGGAGAAGAACGCGATTTCGCACCGTGGCAAGGCCTTCCGCGCGATGGTCCCGCACCTGCGCGAGCTCCTCGGCTGA